A portion of the Homo sapiens chromosome 16, GRCh38.p14 Primary Assembly genome contains these proteins:
- the TFAP4 gene encoding transcription factor AP-4, whose translation MEYFMVPTQKVPSLQHFRKTEKEVIGGLCSLANIPLTPETQRDQERRIRREIANSNERRRMQSINAGFQSLKTLIPHTDGEKLSKAAILQQTAEYIFSLEQEKTRLLQQNTQLKRFIQELSGSSPKRRRAEDKDEGIGSPDIWEDEKAEDLRREMIELRQQLDKERSVRMMLEEQVRSLEAHMYPEKLKVIAQQVQLQQQQEQVRLLHQEKLEREQQQLRTQLLPPPAPTHHPTVIVPAPPPPPSHHINVVTMGPSSVINSVSTSRQNLDTIVQAIQHIEGTQEKQELEEEQRRAVIVKPVRSCPEAPTSDTASDSEASDSDAMDQSREEPSGDGELP comes from the exons CCTTGCCAACATTCCACTAACCCCCGAGACTCAGCGGGACCAGGAGCGGCGGATTCGGCGGGAGATCGCCAACAGCAACGAGCGGAGACGCATGCAGAGCATCAACGCGGGATTCCAGTCCCTCAAGACCCTCATCCCCCACACAGACGGAGAGAAGCTCAGCAAG GCAGCCATTCTCCAGCAGACAGCCGAGTACATCTTCTCCCTGGAGCAGGAGAAGACCAGGCTCTTGCAGCAGAACACACAGCTCAAGCGCTTCATCCAG GAGCTGAGCGGCTCGTCCCCCAAGCGACGGCGGGCAGAGGACAAGGACGAAGGCATAGGCTCCCCGGACATCTGGGAGGACGAGAAGGCGGAGGACCTGCGGCGGGAGATGATTGAGCTGCGGCAGCAGCTGGACAAGGAGCGCTCGGTGCGCATGATGCTGGAGGAGCAG GTGCGCTCGCTGGAGGCCCACATGTACCCGGAAAAGCTCAAGGTGATTGCGCAGCaggtgcagctgcagcagcagcaggaacagGTGAGGCTGCTGCACCAGGAGAAGCTGGAGCGGGAACAGCAGCAGCTGCGGACCCAG CTTCTGCCCCCTCCggcccccacccaccaccccacGGTGATCGTGCCAGCaccgcctcctcctccctcccaccacatCAATGTCGTCACCATGGGCCCCTCCTCGGTCATCAACTCTGTTTCCACATCCCGGCAAAATCTGGACACCATCGTGCAG GCAATCCAGCACATCGAGGGCACCCAGGAAaagcaggagctggaggaggagcagCGGCGAGCTGTCATCGTGAAGCCTGTCCGCAGCTGCCCGGAGGCCCCCACCTCTGACACCGCCTCCGACTCCGAGGCCTCAGACAGTGACGCCATGGACCAGAGCCGGGAGGAGCCGTCGGGGGACGGGGAGCTTCCCTGA
- the TFAP4 gene encoding transcription factor AP-4 isoform X3 has translation MQSINAGFQSLKTLIPHTDGEKLSKAAILQQTAEYIFSLEQEKTRLLQQNTQLKRFIQELSGSSPKRRRAEDKDEGIGSPDIWEDEKAEDLRREMIELRQQLDKERSVRMMLEEQVRSLEAHMYPEKLKVIAQQVQLQQQQEQVRLLHQEKLEREQQQLRTQLLPPPAPTHHPTVIVPAPPPPPSHHINVVTMGPSSVINSVSTSRQNLDTIVQAIQHIEGTQEKQELEEEQRRAVIVKPVRSCPEAPTSDTASDSEASDSDAMDQSREEPSGDGELP, from the exons ATGCAGAGCATCAACGCGGGATTCCAGTCCCTCAAGACCCTCATCCCCCACACAGACGGAGAGAAGCTCAGCAAG GCAGCCATTCTCCAGCAGACAGCCGAGTACATCTTCTCCCTGGAGCAGGAGAAGACCAGGCTCTTGCAGCAGAACACACAGCTCAAGCGCTTCATCCAG GAGCTGAGCGGCTCGTCCCCCAAGCGACGGCGGGCAGAGGACAAGGACGAAGGCATAGGCTCCCCGGACATCTGGGAGGACGAGAAGGCGGAGGACCTGCGGCGGGAGATGATTGAGCTGCGGCAGCAGCTGGACAAGGAGCGCTCGGTGCGCATGATGCTGGAGGAGCAG GTGCGCTCGCTGGAGGCCCACATGTACCCGGAAAAGCTCAAGGTGATTGCGCAGCaggtgcagctgcagcagcagcaggaacagGTGAGGCTGCTGCACCAGGAGAAGCTGGAGCGGGAACAGCAGCAGCTGCGGACCCAG CTTCTGCCCCCTCCggcccccacccaccaccccacGGTGATCGTGCCAGCaccgcctcctcctccctcccaccacatCAATGTCGTCACCATGGGCCCCTCCTCGGTCATCAACTCTGTTTCCACATCCCGGCAAAATCTGGACACCATCGTGCAG GCAATCCAGCACATCGAGGGCACCCAGGAAaagcaggagctggaggaggagcagCGGCGAGCTGTCATCGTGAAGCCTGTCCGCAGCTGCCCGGAGGCCCCCACCTCTGACACCGCCTCCGACTCCGAGGCCTCAGACAGTGACGCCATGGACCAGAGCCGGGAGGAGCCGTCGGGGGACGGGGAGCTTCCCTGA
- the TFAP4 gene encoding transcription factor AP-4 isoform X2 → MHSIKGLCRRVLPGQFSLANIPLTPETQRDQERRIRREIANSNERRRMQSINAGFQSLKTLIPHTDGEKLSKAAILQQTAEYIFSLEQEKTRLLQQNTQLKRFIQELSGSSPKRRRAEDKDEGIGSPDIWEDEKAEDLRREMIELRQQLDKERSVRMMLEEQVRSLEAHMYPEKLKVIAQQVQLQQQQEQVRLLHQEKLEREQQQLRTQLLPPPAPTHHPTVIVPAPPPPPSHHINVVTMGPSSVINSVSTSRQNLDTIVQAIQHIEGTQEKQELEEEQRRAVIVKPVRSCPEAPTSDTASDSEASDSDAMDQSREEPSGDGELP, encoded by the exons CCTTGCCAACATTCCACTAACCCCCGAGACTCAGCGGGACCAGGAGCGGCGGATTCGGCGGGAGATCGCCAACAGCAACGAGCGGAGACGCATGCAGAGCATCAACGCGGGATTCCAGTCCCTCAAGACCCTCATCCCCCACACAGACGGAGAGAAGCTCAGCAAG GCAGCCATTCTCCAGCAGACAGCCGAGTACATCTTCTCCCTGGAGCAGGAGAAGACCAGGCTCTTGCAGCAGAACACACAGCTCAAGCGCTTCATCCAG GAGCTGAGCGGCTCGTCCCCCAAGCGACGGCGGGCAGAGGACAAGGACGAAGGCATAGGCTCCCCGGACATCTGGGAGGACGAGAAGGCGGAGGACCTGCGGCGGGAGATGATTGAGCTGCGGCAGCAGCTGGACAAGGAGCGCTCGGTGCGCATGATGCTGGAGGAGCAG GTGCGCTCGCTGGAGGCCCACATGTACCCGGAAAAGCTCAAGGTGATTGCGCAGCaggtgcagctgcagcagcagcaggaacagGTGAGGCTGCTGCACCAGGAGAAGCTGGAGCGGGAACAGCAGCAGCTGCGGACCCAG CTTCTGCCCCCTCCggcccccacccaccaccccacGGTGATCGTGCCAGCaccgcctcctcctccctcccaccacatCAATGTCGTCACCATGGGCCCCTCCTCGGTCATCAACTCTGTTTCCACATCCCGGCAAAATCTGGACACCATCGTGCAG GCAATCCAGCACATCGAGGGCACCCAGGAAaagcaggagctggaggaggagcagCGGCGAGCTGTCATCGTGAAGCCTGTCCGCAGCTGCCCGGAGGCCCCCACCTCTGACACCGCCTCCGACTCCGAGGCCTCAGACAGTGACGCCATGGACCAGAGCCGGGAGGAGCCGTCGGGGGACGGGGAGCTTCCCTGA